The following are encoded in a window of Amphibacillus xylanus NBRC 15112 genomic DNA:
- a CDS encoding NAD(P)/FAD-dependent oxidoreductase yields MVENKIYDVTIIGAGPVGLFTAFYGGLRQASVKIIESLPHIGGQLSALYPEKNIYDIAGFPKIGAQQLVNNLKEQLKLFDPTFCLEESVEQVEKLEDGTFKLTTNKEVHLSKTIIITAGNGAFQPRKLNLSEAKMFENRNLHYYVDNMNQFKDKRVVLFGGGDSAVDWALMLEPIAKEVTLIHRRDQFRAHEHSVKRLTESSVNILTPFVPEKLIGDDRIEQVVVKEVRGDQVHTIDVDEVICNYGFISKLGPIKDWGLEIEKNSIVVNSKMETNIEGIYAAGDICTYPGKVKLIATGFGEGPTAINNAMAHIEPDARLQPRHSTDMFD; encoded by the coding sequence ATGGTAGAAAATAAAATATATGACGTAACGATTATCGGGGCTGGTCCAGTTGGTTTATTTACTGCCTTTTATGGTGGGCTTAGACAAGCAAGTGTTAAGATTATTGAGAGTCTACCTCATATAGGCGGCCAATTGAGCGCCCTTTACCCTGAAAAAAATATATATGATATTGCTGGGTTCCCAAAAATCGGCGCCCAACAATTAGTTAACAATCTAAAAGAACAACTAAAATTGTTCGATCCAACTTTTTGTTTAGAAGAGTCAGTAGAACAAGTTGAGAAATTAGAAGATGGTACTTTCAAATTAACGACAAACAAAGAAGTCCATCTCTCTAAAACGATCATTATTACTGCTGGCAATGGAGCGTTTCAACCAAGAAAATTAAATTTAAGCGAAGCTAAAATGTTTGAAAATCGTAATCTCCATTATTATGTTGATAATATGAATCAATTTAAAGATAAACGAGTTGTTTTATTTGGCGGTGGAGATTCAGCAGTTGATTGGGCTTTAATGCTTGAGCCGATCGCAAAAGAGGTAACTTTAATTCATCGACGTGATCAATTCCGCGCACATGAACATAGCGTGAAGCGGTTAACTGAATCAAGTGTAAATATCTTAACACCTTTTGTTCCAGAAAAGTTAATTGGTGATGATCGTATTGAGCAAGTTGTCGTTAAAGAAGTAAGAGGCGATCAGGTTCATACGATTGATGTTGACGAAGTAATTTGTAATTACGGTTTTATCTCAAAGCTAGGCCCAATTAAAGACTGGGGATTAGAAATTGAAAAAAATAGCATCGTCGTTAATTCAAAGATGGAAACAAATATTGAAGGTATTTATGCAGCAGGTGATATTTGTACTTATCCAGGAAAAGTAAAATTAATTGCTACTGGTTTTGGTGAGGGGCCTACTGCGATTAATAACGCAATGGCACACATCGAGCCTGATGCAAGACTACAGCCAAGACACTCAACAGACATGTTTGATTAA
- a CDS encoding HesB/IscA family protein, with the protein MVLQITQQAKERMIELLGYEDNDQLRLRLGIKDESCNGLSYTLGFDQNYDHQYDYLTNINGIPVTIKKTDVSVITGTTIDFKQNMMGGAFTIDNPNIVKSCGCGSENNPSQRQSVSEK; encoded by the coding sequence ATGGTTCTCCAAATTACTCAACAAGCTAAAGAGCGTATGATTGAATTGTTAGGTTATGAAGATAATGATCAGCTTAGACTTCGCTTAGGTATAAAGGACGAGAGTTGCAATGGCTTGTCCTATACATTAGGTTTTGATCAGAATTATGATCATCAGTATGATTACTTAACTAATATAAATGGTATTCCAGTAACGATTAAAAAAACAGATGTCAGTGTTATCACAGGTACGACGATAGACTTTAAGCAAAACATGATGGGAGGAGCATTCACCATTGATAATCCAAATATAGTAAAGTCATGTGGATGCGGCTCTGAAAATAATCCAAGCCAACGTCAAAGCGTATCGGAAAAATGA
- a CDS encoding phosphocarrier protein HPr has translation MREQTFTITDDTGIHARPATLLVNKAGQYESDVQMHYNGKTVNLKSIMGVMSLGVPKGAEIRVTCEGPDEDEAIEGVAAAIREQLGE, from the coding sequence ATGAGAGAGCAAACGTTTACAATCACAGATGATACGGGTATTCACGCGCGTCCTGCAACACTATTAGTAAATAAGGCAGGACAGTATGAGTCTGACGTCCAAATGCACTATAATGGAAAAACAGTAAACTTAAAATCAATTATGGGTGTCATGTCTTTAGGTGTACCTAAAGGGGCAGAAATTAGAGTAACTTGCGAAGGTCCAGATGAGGATGAAGCAATCGAAGGTGTAGCAGCTGCTATTCGCGAACAACTCGGTGAATAA
- the thrB gene encoding homoserine kinase yields MTFMIKVPATTANIGAGFDSIGIALNLYLTLKVKLSDKLEFVHLSEHLNDLPTDESNFIYQIAKKTADRYQVDVLPPCRIEVTSDIPFARGLGSSATAIVAGIELANQLLQLNLTADEKVLLATEIEGHPDNVAPAVLGGCVIGHYDQTVETIHVPINNLTFVTIIPDFELKTKDARAVLPKQLSHSESVKASSIANVSVAAICQQNWPVLGRLVSQDLFHQPYRKQLIPHYDQVEKALIDQVYGLYLSGAGPTMIALASEEQAQKSLAKWKREFPQLKWLTLQAVNQGVFVK; encoded by the coding sequence ATGACCTTTATGATCAAAGTGCCAGCCACTACAGCGAATATAGGGGCTGGCTTTGATTCAATTGGTATTGCACTTAACCTATACCTAACATTGAAGGTAAAGCTCTCAGATAAGCTAGAATTCGTCCACTTATCTGAGCATCTAAATGACTTACCAACTGATGAATCTAATTTCATTTATCAAATTGCAAAAAAGACAGCAGATCGATATCAAGTTGATGTATTACCACCATGTCGAATTGAAGTAACAAGTGATATACCATTCGCAAGAGGACTGGGTAGCAGTGCTACTGCTATTGTTGCTGGTATTGAGCTTGCCAATCAATTACTTCAGTTAAATCTTACCGCTGATGAGAAGGTTTTACTTGCGACTGAAATTGAAGGTCACCCTGATAATGTTGCACCTGCCGTTTTGGGCGGTTGTGTAATCGGTCATTATGATCAAACTGTTGAAACGATTCATGTGCCGATAAATAATTTAACTTTTGTTACGATAATTCCTGATTTCGAACTAAAAACAAAGGATGCTCGTGCTGTTTTACCGAAACAACTTAGCCATAGCGAAAGTGTCAAAGCGAGTAGTATTGCAAATGTTAGTGTTGCAGCTATTTGTCAACAGAATTGGCCAGTGTTAGGTAGATTAGTAAGTCAGGATCTTTTCCACCAACCTTATCGTAAACAATTAATTCCCCATTATGACCAAGTTGAAAAGGCTCTGATAGATCAAGTTTATGGTCTTTACTTAAGTGGTGCTGGACCGACAATGATTGCACTAGCTAGTGAAGAACAAGCTCAAAAAAGCCTAGCTAAGTGGAAAAGGGAATTTCCACAACTGAAGTGGTTAACACTCCAAGCCGTCAATCAAGGTGTATTCGTTAAATAA
- the deoD gene encoding purine-nucleoside phosphorylase translates to MSTHIGAKQGEIADKILLPGDPLRAKYIAENFLENPVCYNDVRGMLGYTGTYKNERISVQGTGMGVPSISIYVNELIQEYDVKKLIRVGTCGALQKDVKVRDVILAQGATTDSQVNRMVFGGIDFAPLADFELLKNAYQVGLEKQLNLRVGNVFTSDSFYRDNGLELFEKLANYQILGVEMEATALYTLAAKYNRQALAILTVSDHVLTGEETTAQERQTTFNDMIEVALETAIMNDSN, encoded by the coding sequence ATGAGTACACATATAGGTGCAAAACAAGGAGAAATTGCCGATAAAATCTTATTACCTGGGGATCCATTACGAGCTAAATATATTGCTGAAAATTTTTTAGAAAATCCTGTTTGTTATAATGACGTCCGCGGTATGCTTGGTTATACTGGAACGTATAAAAATGAACGTATCTCTGTTCAAGGCACAGGAATGGGGGTACCATCGATATCAATATACGTCAATGAGCTCATACAAGAATACGATGTAAAAAAACTAATTCGTGTTGGTACATGTGGTGCTCTGCAAAAAGACGTCAAAGTACGTGATGTCATTTTAGCTCAAGGCGCTACAACAGACTCACAAGTGAATCGTATGGTGTTTGGTGGTATTGATTTTGCCCCATTAGCTGACTTTGAATTACTTAAAAATGCTTACCAGGTTGGATTAGAAAAACAATTGAACTTACGAGTTGGCAACGTATTTACGAGCGACAGCTTCTATCGTGATAATGGATTAGAACTATTTGAAAAATTAGCCAATTATCAAATCTTAGGTGTGGAAATGGAAGCAACTGCCCTTTATACGTTAGCTGCAAAATATAATCGACAAGCATTAGCGATTTTAACTGTTTCAGATCATGTCTTAACAGGTGAAGAAACAACAGCTCAAGAACGTCAAACAACTTTTAACGATATGATTGAAGTCGCTTTAGAAACAGCGATTATGAATGATTCGAACTGA
- a CDS encoding NAD(P)/FAD-dependent oxidoreductase, which yields MTPLKIVVLGAGYAGLTAILKLQHAKIEQSIELTLINKHQYHYQTSWLHRNAAGSHSVNDTIFDLKDILDLQKVNLIEASVTDIDPKQQIIKTDSGAYPYDYLIIGLGSEIDSFQIPGLKEHAYSITTLTRAMRLHQRILTILDEYRQTSMSRDLQFVIGGGGFTGVVLLGELTEQLPILCAERGIDYRKIKLLSIEYESTVLPEFDLELGEYAMQQLENRRVEFKLGTKIKSLNSNSIKIERSGIVEDLPVDLFVWTAGVRGNHLIEQAKIPTMLGRVEVEQDLTVPGYPSIYVIGDVALVKDPKGRAYLPNADIAIQKAKTAVDNLLLKLSGSDEIIPFEFKNKGTIASIGAKDAIGVTANGRRIFGRPVAYLKKLSDYQFLYEIGGWKLVRMQMKKRSSID from the coding sequence ATGACCCCGCTTAAAATAGTAGTTTTAGGAGCTGGCTATGCTGGCTTAACAGCAATTTTAAAGCTACAGCATGCTAAAATAGAACAATCAATTGAATTGACATTAATTAATAAACATCAATATCACTATCAAACATCATGGCTGCACCGCAATGCTGCGGGCTCCCATTCTGTTAATGATACTATTTTTGACCTTAAAGACATATTAGATTTGCAGAAAGTAAATTTAATTGAAGCATCTGTTACTGACATTGATCCAAAGCAACAAATAATTAAAACTGATAGTGGTGCATATCCATATGACTATTTAATTATTGGCTTAGGTTCAGAAATTGACTCTTTTCAAATTCCTGGACTAAAAGAGCACGCCTATTCAATTACGACACTGACCAGAGCAATGCGCCTGCATCAAAGGATATTAACGATTTTAGATGAATATCGCCAAACATCAATGTCACGTGATCTCCAATTTGTTATTGGTGGTGGAGGCTTTACGGGAGTTGTCTTACTTGGAGAATTAACGGAACAATTACCGATTCTATGTGCTGAAAGAGGGATCGATTATCGTAAAATCAAACTTCTTTCAATCGAATATGAGTCAACTGTGTTACCTGAATTCGATCTCGAATTGGGCGAATATGCTATGCAACAATTAGAAAATCGACGTGTTGAATTTAAATTAGGAACAAAAATTAAGTCATTGAATTCTAATAGTATCAAGATCGAGCGGTCTGGAATTGTGGAAGATTTACCCGTTGATTTATTTGTTTGGACCGCTGGTGTCAGAGGGAACCACTTAATTGAGCAGGCCAAAATCCCAACAATGCTTGGTCGTGTTGAAGTTGAACAAGACTTAACTGTACCGGGATATCCATCAATTTATGTCATTGGTGATGTTGCGCTTGTTAAAGATCCAAAAGGGCGTGCATATTTACCTAATGCTGATATTGCCATTCAAAAGGCTAAAACAGCTGTCGATAACTTATTATTAAAGCTCTCAGGATCTGATGAGATCATTCCATTTGAATTCAAAAATAAAGGGACAATTGCTTCGATTGGTGCTAAAGATGCAATTGGTGTGACAGCTAATGGGAGAAGAATTTTTGGTAGACCTGTTGCTTATTTGAAGAAGTTATCTGATTATCAGTTTTTATATGAAATTGGTGGATGGAAGCTTGTAAGAATGCAAATGAAAAAGAGAAGTAGTATAGATTGA
- a CDS encoding MalY/PatB family protein, with protein sequence MTIFKSLPNRKGTRSAKWDLVKNIFGSDDVQPMWIADMDIEIAEPIKDALIKRIEHGVFGYTITDNQLNLTIKNWLRKQHKWEIDPDWIIYSPGVLTTIHMTILSQTNPGDKILIQTPVYHPFHQIIKYHDRELVTNPLIFENGQYTIDFDDLEEKFKQGVKALLFCSPHNPVGRVWTKSELVKILELAKKYNVLIISDEIHADLIYQPYQHIPLNSLDTMMSNRIVSCYSPTKTFNLAGLQVSYAIVPCKKMREEIASALSNYGMGSLNTLGITALEAAYQHGDEWLSHLIKLLDHNRQIVKKAFANCTKIDVIEPEGTYLLWLDCRKMNLTQGELVKFMNEEAKVGLNNGLSFGEEGRGFMRLNLASPSSYIKVGVDKIIAALDRLS encoded by the coding sequence ATGACAATCTTTAAATCCTTACCTAATCGAAAAGGCACGCGTTCAGCAAAATGGGATCTAGTCAAAAATATCTTTGGTTCAGATGATGTCCAACCGATGTGGATTGCTGATATGGACATTGAAATTGCTGAACCAATCAAAGATGCATTAATTAAGCGTATTGAACACGGTGTATTTGGCTACACCATAACAGATAATCAGTTGAACCTAACAATAAAGAACTGGCTAAGGAAGCAACACAAATGGGAGATTGATCCGGATTGGATAATATACAGCCCAGGTGTACTTACAACAATTCATATGACGATTTTGTCTCAAACAAATCCTGGCGACAAAATCTTAATTCAAACACCTGTTTACCACCCTTTTCATCAAATCATTAAATATCATGATAGAGAATTAGTAACAAACCCACTTATTTTCGAGAATGGACAATACACCATTGACTTTGATGATCTTGAAGAAAAGTTTAAGCAAGGTGTAAAAGCATTACTTTTCTGTAGTCCGCACAACCCAGTTGGAAGAGTTTGGACTAAAAGTGAGCTTGTGAAAATTTTAGAGCTTGCGAAAAAATACAATGTCTTAATTATTTCTGATGAAATTCATGCTGATCTTATTTATCAGCCTTATCAGCACATACCGTTAAATTCGCTCGATACTATGATGAGCAATAGAATTGTATCTTGTTATTCACCAACAAAAACATTTAATCTCGCCGGATTACAAGTATCATATGCCATCGTCCCTTGTAAAAAGATGCGTGAAGAAATTGCTTCTGCTCTTTCAAATTATGGGATGGGATCATTAAACACATTAGGAATTACAGCATTAGAAGCTGCATATCAACACGGAGATGAATGGTTAAGTCATTTAATCAAGCTGTTAGATCATAATCGACAAATTGTAAAAAAGGCTTTTGCAAATTGTACAAAAATTGACGTCATCGAACCTGAGGGAACTTATCTGCTTTGGCTTGACTGTAGAAAGATGAACCTCACACAAGGTGAGTTAGTTAAATTTATGAATGAAGAAGCAAAAGTTGGCCTGAATAATGGCTTAAGCTTTGGTGAGGAAGGTCGTGGTTTTATGCGCCTTAACTTAGCAAGTCCAAGTTCATACATTAAAGTAGGTGTTGATAAAATTATTGCAGCACTTGATCGTTTGAGTTAA
- the yugI gene encoding S1 domain-containing post-transcriptional regulator GSP13, which produces MSEKLTVGQVLTGKVTGVQPYGAFVALNDQVQGLVHISEITHGFVKDINEHIAVGDEVNVKILAIDEEKNKYSLSIRATEEAPKQAKPKRQAPAMQQDEQGFNTLKDKLGEWLKQSDLNK; this is translated from the coding sequence ATGTCAGAAAAATTAACAGTAGGTCAAGTATTAACAGGTAAAGTAACGGGTGTTCAACCATACGGTGCATTTGTAGCTTTAAATGATCAAGTTCAAGGACTTGTTCACATTTCAGAAATCACTCACGGATTTGTTAAAGATATCAATGAGCATATCGCAGTTGGTGATGAGGTAAATGTTAAAATTTTAGCAATTGATGAAGAAAAAAATAAATATTCTTTATCGATTCGTGCAACTGAGGAAGCCCCAAAGCAAGCTAAACCGAAAAGACAAGCCCCGGCTATGCAACAAGATGAGCAAGGTTTCAACACATTAAAAGATAAACTTGGTGAGTGGTTGAAGCAATCTGATCTAAATAAATAA
- a CDS encoding glucose-6-phosphate isomerase has translation MTHVRFEYDKALPFFGQHELDYLKEPVKLAHEMVHNKTGAGNDFLGWVDLPENYDKEEFDRIKKAAEKIKTDSDVLLVIGIGGSYLGARAAIDMLNHSFYNVLSKDQRKTPQVIFVGNSISSTYMKDVFDLLEGKDVSINVISKSGTTTEPAIAFRIFRKYLIDKYGEEEAKGRIFATTDKAKGALKTLADEQGYETFVIPDDVGGRYSVLTAVGLLPIAVTGVDIDAMMEGAKKAQDELANPNLDENPAYQYAAIRNVLYNKGKTIEMLINYEPALQYFSEWWKQLFGESEGKDFKGIFPSSANFSTDLHSLGQYVQEGRRDLFETVLHVEKPRHDLTLEKEDQDLDGLNYLAGQTVDFVNEKAYQGTMLAHTDGQVPNLIIHLPELDAYTFGYIVYFFEKACAISGYLLGVNPFDQPGVEAYKKNMFALLGKPGFEKEKEELEKRL, from the coding sequence ATGACACATGTACGCTTCGAATACGATAAAGCATTACCGTTCTTCGGACAACATGAATTAGACTATTTAAAAGAGCCTGTTAAATTAGCTCATGAAATGGTGCACAATAAAACAGGTGCCGGAAACGACTTTTTAGGTTGGGTCGATTTACCAGAAAACTATGATAAAGAAGAATTTGACCGAATTAAAAAAGCAGCTGAGAAGATAAAGACAGATTCAGATGTTTTATTAGTTATCGGTATCGGAGGCTCTTATTTAGGAGCTCGTGCAGCAATTGATATGCTGAATCACTCATTCTACAATGTACTATCAAAAGACCAACGTAAAACACCTCAAGTTATATTTGTTGGAAATAGTATTAGCTCAACATATATGAAAGATGTCTTTGATTTGTTAGAAGGCAAAGATGTTTCAATTAATGTTATTTCAAAAAGTGGAACAACGACTGAACCAGCAATCGCATTCCGTATTTTCCGTAAATATCTAATTGATAAATATGGTGAAGAAGAAGCAAAAGGCCGTATCTTTGCAACAACTGATAAGGCAAAAGGTGCTTTAAAGACACTTGCAGATGAGCAAGGTTATGAAACATTCGTTATTCCTGATGACGTTGGCGGCCGCTACTCTGTATTAACAGCGGTAGGATTGCTTCCAATCGCAGTAACTGGTGTTGATATTGACGCGATGATGGAAGGTGCTAAAAAAGCTCAGGATGAATTAGCAAATCCTAATCTTGATGAAAACCCAGCATACCAGTACGCTGCAATTCGAAATGTTCTTTATAATAAAGGTAAAACGATTGAAATGTTAATCAACTATGAGCCAGCATTACAGTATTTCTCTGAGTGGTGGAAACAGTTATTTGGCGAAAGTGAAGGAAAAGACTTTAAAGGAATTTTCCCATCATCAGCTAATTTCTCAACTGACTTACACTCACTAGGTCAGTATGTACAAGAAGGTCGTCGTGATCTATTTGAAACTGTTTTACATGTTGAAAAACCACGTCATGACTTGACGCTTGAGAAAGAGGATCAAGATCTTGATGGTTTGAACTATCTTGCTGGACAAACTGTTGACTTTGTAAATGAAAAAGCATATCAAGGAACAATGCTTGCTCATACAGATGGTCAAGTTCCAAACTTAATTATTCATTTACCAGAACTAGATGCTTATACATTTGGATATATTGTTTATTTCTTCGAGAAGGCTTGTGCAATTAGTGGGTACCTACTTGGTGTAAATCCATTTGACCAACCAGGTGTTGAAGCTTATAAGAAGAATATGTTCGCACTGCTTGGTAAACCAGGTTTTGAAAAAGAAAAAGAAGAATTAGAAAAACGTCTATAA
- the thrC gene encoding threonine synthase — translation MAWQGLLQEYKSFLPINDQTPMISLHEGNTPLIKLEKLSEKYGIEAYAKIEGVNPTGSFKDRGMVMAIAKAIENGAKTVICASTGNTSASASAYAARAGIRSIIIIPEGKIAQGKLAQAVMYGAETYSIEGNFDDALRIVRKLGERDDITLVNSVNPYRIEGQKTAAFEICDVLGKAPDYLFIPVGNAGNITAYWKGFKEYHEAKQTGLPKMMGYEASGSAAIVHNRVIEHPETVGTAIRIGNPASWKQAVAARDESGGIIDEITDDQMISAYQWLAENEGIFAEPASNSSIAGLLKALEEGKVEKGAQVVCVLTGNGLKDPDTAIEYSTIKPTVLPNDDEIVINEIVGRESK, via the coding sequence ATGGCATGGCAAGGTCTATTACAGGAATATAAAAGCTTTTTACCGATCAATGATCAAACACCGATGATTAGCTTACATGAGGGCAATACGCCACTAATTAAATTAGAAAAATTATCTGAAAAATATGGCATTGAAGCCTATGCGAAAATTGAAGGCGTCAACCCAACCGGTTCATTTAAAGATCGCGGTATGGTAATGGCGATCGCAAAGGCAATCGAGAATGGCGCAAAGACAGTAATATGTGCATCAACTGGAAATACATCTGCTTCAGCCTCAGCTTACGCTGCAAGAGCAGGAATTCGCTCGATTATTATTATTCCAGAAGGGAAAATTGCTCAAGGAAAACTAGCTCAAGCAGTTATGTATGGTGCTGAGACTTATTCAATCGAAGGGAACTTTGATGATGCATTAAGAATTGTGCGTAAATTGGGTGAACGTGATGATATTACATTGGTAAACTCAGTAAATCCATACCGAATTGAAGGTCAAAAAACAGCTGCTTTTGAAATTTGCGACGTTCTTGGTAAAGCGCCAGATTACTTGTTTATTCCTGTTGGTAATGCAGGGAATATTACAGCATATTGGAAAGGCTTCAAGGAGTATCACGAAGCAAAACAAACAGGCTTACCAAAAATGATGGGCTACGAAGCAAGTGGCTCAGCAGCGATTGTCCATAACCGAGTAATCGAACATCCAGAAACGGTTGGTACAGCTATTCGAATCGGTAATCCAGCTAGTTGGAAGCAAGCAGTCGCGGCTCGAGATGAATCTGGTGGGATCATTGATGAAATTACTGATGATCAAATGATTTCAGCGTATCAATGGTTAGCTGAAAATGAGGGTATCTTTGCAGAGCCAGCTTCAAATTCTTCGATTGCAGGATTGCTTAAGGCATTAGAAGAAGGTAAGGTCGAAAAAGGTGCACAGGTCGTCTGTGTCCTAACTGGAAATGGACTTAAAGATCCAGATACAGCAATTGAATATAGTACAATTAAACCTACTGTCTTGCCAAATGATGATGAAATTGTGATTAATGAAATAGTAGGTCGTGAATCAAAATGA
- a CDS encoding divergent PAP2 family protein, whose product MALLKNFPLIISLFAILFAQGIKVPIHYIATKEFKPGLAFSTGGMPSSHSAAVAAVTTGIGIEHGLSSGIFAVSCIFSIIIMFDATGIRRQAGEQAIVLNMLVKDFQYFVEEAKGWSKKKEYEKKQELKELLGHQPIEVFFGGLTGIVLALLAYPLF is encoded by the coding sequence GTGGCTCTATTAAAAAATTTCCCACTTATAATTTCACTATTTGCAATATTATTTGCCCAAGGAATTAAAGTTCCAATCCATTATATTGCAACGAAAGAATTTAAGCCTGGCCTTGCATTTAGCACTGGAGGTATGCCAAGTAGCCACTCTGCTGCTGTTGCTGCTGTAACGACTGGAATTGGGATAGAGCACGGATTATCATCCGGTATTTTTGCTGTCTCATGTATATTTAGTATTATTATCATGTTCGACGCAACCGGAATTAGAAGACAGGCTGGTGAACAAGCTATTGTCTTAAATATGCTTGTTAAAGATTTTCAATATTTTGTTGAAGAAGCAAAAGGCTGGTCTAAGAAAAAAGAATATGAGAAGAAGCAAGAATTAAAAGAATTATTAGGTCATCAACCAATCGAGGTTTTCTTTGGTGGCTTAACTGGTATTGTTTTAGCTTTACTTGCTTACCCACTTTTTTAA
- a CDS encoding biotin transporter BioY: protein MKLTTRELCYSAIFICLMAIGANLTSWAPFLAIPIGGVSVPLSLQTFFSILAGLLLGKRVGALSMIGYLLLGVIGVPVFAQMQGGPFVLINYTGGFLISFIFVAFVTGYLTEKKSNFTKSTIIYVCLVGVMVNYIIGVSYMYLAMNSWLGIEVGYLTAWVSMIPFLIKDAGLALVAMVIYIRYYRLFPSISPHLKPKY, encoded by the coding sequence ATGAAATTAACAACAAGGGAACTATGTTATAGTGCTATTTTTATTTGTTTAATGGCAATTGGAGCAAATCTAACGAGCTGGGCTCCATTTCTTGCGATTCCGATTGGTGGCGTGTCAGTGCCACTGTCACTGCAAACATTCTTTAGTATTTTAGCTGGCTTACTGCTTGGCAAACGAGTCGGTGCACTCTCTATGATTGGTTATCTATTGTTAGGTGTAATCGGCGTACCTGTCTTTGCTCAAATGCAAGGAGGTCCATTTGTTTTAATTAACTATACTGGCGGTTTCTTAATCTCATTTATTTTCGTTGCCTTCGTAACTGGGTATCTAACTGAAAAAAAATCAAACTTCACAAAGTCGACAATTATTTATGTTTGCTTAGTCGGTGTAATGGTTAATTACATAATAGGTGTTAGTTATATGTATTTAGCGATGAACAGTTGGTTAGGAATCGAGGTCGGCTATCTGACAGCTTGGGTTTCAATGATCCCCTTTTTAATAAAAGATGCTGGTCTTGCCCTAGTTGCAATGGTGATTTATATCAGATATTATCGACTGTTCCCGAGTATTTCGCCTCATTTAAAGCCAAAATATTAG
- a CDS encoding NifU family protein: protein MHEQVQEALNKLRPFLLRDGGDVELVEVNDGIVRLRLLGACGSCPSSMITLKAGIERALVSAVPGVREIEQIV, encoded by the coding sequence ATGCATGAACAAGTCCAAGAAGCTTTAAATAAATTACGTCCATTCTTACTACGTGATGGTGGCGATGTTGAACTCGTAGAAGTGAATGATGGAATTGTACGTCTCCGTTTACTTGGAGCATGTGGCAGTTGCCCAAGCTCAATGATTACTTTAAAAGCAGGAATTGAGCGTGCCCTCGTATCAGCAGTACCTGGTGTGCGTGAAATAGAGCAGATCGTCTAA